DNA sequence from the Acinonyx jubatus isolate Ajub_Pintada_27869175 chromosome A3, VMU_Ajub_asm_v1.0, whole genome shotgun sequence genome:
gggctctgtgctgacagctcggagcctggagcctgctttggattctgtgtctccctctctctctgcccctcccccactcatgctctgtctctgtctcaaaaataaataaacatttaataaagttttattagaaccaGGGCTGGGATTAGGCTGAGGCAAGTGAGGCAGGGTTGGGTcgtgtttttatgtaaattttgatATTGTATtctttctagactttttttttacattagctttgtttttttaaaaaaatgtatctaacgTTACTTATCTTGATTACTGCATTTTCTgcctgcccacctgcctccctcactcACCTCACTCCCGTCCCAGCCCTGCCAAGAGGAAAGTGGGtctgaagaagaaacagagtttatttttcttacccCTGACTCTTTTGCTCATTAACATGACCTGCCTAGTCCCTGCAGCTATTTGGGCCTGTGGCCTGTGCTACTGTAGGCCAACCTCCTCGttataaaatcaaaaccaagGCTCTGAGAGGAAACAGTGGCACGCCCACGCTGGTGTTGAAATGCAGGGTGGAGTATCTCCAAAGTGCAGGAACCCATGCCAGGCACTCCCCCCAACCAACGAAGGGAAGTGCTGTCAtcagcccatttcacagatgaagaaactgaggctcagagtggggaggggacttGCCCAGGCTCCACAGGTAAGTGGCAAAGCTAGGACACCTCAATCCCAAACTGCCTCCTCTCACTTCACCCCTCTCTTTCCGCACCAGGTGTCTCTGTGCGACCCTGCATCCCCTGTCAGCTCGCCACCTTCCCGGCCTGCTGCCAGAGTCCCTTCTCTAAGACTCACCGCAGACGGCATCCGTCTTGTTGGTCCCCGCCTGAAGCTCCACCAGGCCTTTGGTCTCACACCTGTGCACAGACAggtgcacgcacatgtgcacacacggacacacagtgagagaaagagacattacATTTCCCCAGCCGTAAGATTTCCAACCCCGGAGGGAGACCATCAAAACCAACAAGTTCAGGTTCACTGAGCACGTATTGTGTGCAATCCCCTGTGCTGGTTATTATGGGAATGACACAGACTCTGTTCTTAGGGAAGTCATGAGTGCAGAGAAAACATTATTGCGCATCTTCAAGGAGGAATAATAGGCCAAAGTTTGTCACATAGGTCAAAGTGAACTGGGAGTCgttcagagaaggggagacaaagCCCACAGTGGCTGGAATAGAGGGGTGATGAATTCAGTTTAAGGCAgggcttctcagcctcagcactactgacGTGTGGGGCCACATAACTCTCTGTTGTGGGACCGTCCTGTGCACCGTAGGACACTGAGCAACACCCCCGGCCTCCACCCACTAGTTGCCAGTAGCAGCCCCTcctcagttgtgacaaccaaaacgtctccagatattgccagatgtcccctggggagAAAAACCACTCAGTTGAGAATCTCTGGGTTAAAGGCTCGTCCAGAAAGACTTCCCTAGGGAAGGGCGATCTGAGCGGCCCTGAAGGATGTAAACTTAGAGCAGCAGAACATTCTAGCTGAAGCAGGACAATGTGATTTGAGGGattaggtgggggaggggggcgtgccAAACGGTATTAGGGAACTATGGAAAATTGGGTCTTTAGAACCAGATCACCggtacccatttttttttttaattaaatgtgaaaaataattgcGCAGGTGTTTAAGGGTATTCCAGGCAGGAGAGTTTGATGCAAGAGGAGAAACAGCACATTGAGGGCATCGCAGGGAGCATGTGGGGAAAAGTCAGGAAATGGTGCCGCAAGTTAGGGGAGCAGGTGAAGGAGTCTACGTTTCATCCTAAAGGCACAGGGAGTCACGAAGCCTTTTAAATAGGGAGCACTGTGATTTGAAATAAACTAGAAAGCTCACTTTGGCAAGAGGATAGAGACACAGCTGAAGAGGAGAGaccagaggcagggaggctggtgAGGAGGTGAAGGCACCATCCAGACCACAGGGATGACCACAGGGATGACcactggagagaaaaggaatcCCAAAACATTTGGAAGGCTAGATAGACAGGACCTGGTACCTGATGTGAGcttggaggtgagggagggaccACGGGACAAGTGCCCAAACACAAGTGAGTGTCTTCCCAGAGGGTGAGAGGGGCGggcaagtgactccatttggtgCCTGTGGGTCAACTGCGTGGAGTTGGACCCTTGGTGGTGGCATATTACTGTCTTGGACCCAGGAGACAGATCCAGACAATAGATGCTGATTGGGAACCATGGATATGGATGAGATGCCCGGGGGAGGCGGGCAAAGTGATTGGGGAGTAGAGCCTAGAACAAAGGCCAAGGAAATCAGTtaggaggagcagaggagaagtagaaggaaaggaagagaggtgtCCTGGTGCCCCCAAGAAGGGAGTTTCATGAAGATCAAGAGGTCAGCAGTATCTGTTACCGCCAagacagagcagaaaaaaaaaaaaatgctgaaaagtgGCCTTTGGGTCAACCATGTGGACACTCTAGAAGTTCTCTATGTGCACAAGTGTGTGGGCATGGGGAGCAGGAGCTGAAGGACAGGTGGCCGGGTAGAAGTAGTCCCACACCCCTCTTAGGGCAGGAAACAAGGGGTGAATCCTTGTACCTCGTCCAAGGGTGACACTTTTCCGAAGCAGATGACACATTGGAGAAGAAGCCGGCTGGGCACGGATGGCAGATGGTATCAGAAACCCCTGTAGCTGGAAGGGAGGAGGTGGCTTTCGTCATCACAGGGGACCACCCACCCGACTCTCAAGGAAACAGGTGGACAGGAAGGGCCAGAAGAACTATCTATGTCAAGTGCTGTCCCCCAGCACAGAGCTTCCCCGACTGCTGCAGCCCCTAAGAAGCCTCCTCCCACTGCCCAACCAAGGCAGATACCCAGGGCTGGAGGCAGGACAAGAAAGGTGCCATTTCCTGCTCACCAAGCAGAGGTACCAATGCAGGGTGGCCCCTCCACCTCCGAGACCGAGCGCCCACTGCCCAATCCCTCACCGTGAGTGTcagctcctctctcctgcccGCAGAGCCAATTCCCAGACAGGCCACTTACCAACCTGCTTGACTCCAAGGCCAGGGGGGCACAGGGTGTGCTGGATGCAGCTTTCACAGGCGTCGCTGGTACAGTGTAGACCTTCGTCACATGTGCAAGTGGTGTCAGTTTCTGAGGTGCCTTCCCTCTGGACCTGGAGCCCTTGGTCTGAGCAGAGATGGCAGGAAGGATGGGGACCCCTTACGAGCCATGCTTGGGGGATCTGCCCCTCACACTTCCTGCTTTTATCAGACCCTCTTCCAAGTAGGGATAGGAATCAAATTATTTAACAACCGGTACAACCCAGACTCCAGCCAATCAGAACAGACCCTGGCTATTAAAAAGCAACGGATGCATTGTCAGGAATAAGTTAGACTATCAGCCTGACTCCCCGCGCACCCCTTCCCCAGCAGCCCACGCACTGGGGTCGCAGTACTTGTGCTGGTGACAGTGTCTCTCTATGTTCCAAGTGTCTAGGAATTCGCCTTTTTTGCAAGGAAGGCATTCCGTGGAGGTGACCTCTGTGCAGTCATTCACCAGTTTCTCTCCTGGAAAACATCAGGAAATGAAGCAGCTCCAGATGGCTCAATGAGTCAAGACATTTATCAAAAACTGATCAGGCTGGGTTTTAGGGCAGGGGATTCAAAGATGACAGTCTCGGACCCTTCTAGACTTCATAGTCTGGTGGGGGACATGGGAGAGATAGGAGCCCCACTCCCAGGTAGGCAGAGAGGGGACCCAGGAC
Encoded proteins:
- the CD40 gene encoding tumor necrosis factor receptor superfamily member 5 encodes the protein MVHLPLRCLLWGCVLTAVHPEPRTTCRENQYLINSRCCDKCQPGEKLVNDCTEVTSTECLPCKKGEFLDTWNIERHCHQHKYCDPNQGLQVQREGTSETDTTCTCDEGLHCTSDACESCIQHTLCPPGLGVKQVATGVSDTICHPCPAGFFSNVSSASEKCHPWTRCETKGLVELQAGTNKTDAVCGFQDRIRALVVIPITMVVLLAVLLVSAYIRKVTKKPENKVLQPKAVSQDPVEDLEVLPVTLHPIAPVQETLHGCQPVTQEDGKESRISVQERV